The following coding sequences lie in one Panicum virgatum strain AP13 chromosome 6N, P.virgatum_v5, whole genome shotgun sequence genomic window:
- the LOC120679849 gene encoding E3 ubiquitin-protein ligase RGLG2-like yields MGLWCSKENQSRGWQPHDYNHNHNHNHSNGAAAASKGGKNRYAKIGDDYHTLEQVTDALAHAGLESSNLIVGIDFTKSNEWTGRVSYNNRSLHAMGNTPNPYEQAISIIGRTLARFDEDNLIPCFGFGDTTTHDQSVFSFHHDNQPCDGFEQALARYRELVPQLNLAGPTSFAPIIETSIGIVDSSGGQYHVLLIIADGQVTRSVETGSGRLSPQERETVDAIVKASDYPLSIVLVGVGDGPWDMMRQFDDNIPSRAFDNFQFVNFTQIMSRPIPTSKKEAEFALSALMEIPEQFKAAMSLQLLGKRRGFPNRPVLPPPVSDRQQYSGCSAVKHAQSTSYGAAPKTPPAPQTPSAPPQDSDIGDPQTCPICWNQAKDLAFGCGHQTCSDCAKDLKVCPMCQKAISVRLKLY; encoded by the exons ATGGGGTTGTGGTGCTCCAAGGAGAACCAGTCCAGGGGGTGGCAGCCGCACGACTACAACCACAACCACAATCACAATCACAGCAACGGTGCCGCGGCTGCGAGTAAAGGGGGCAAGAACCGGTACGCCAAGATCGGCGACGATTACCACACCCTGGAGCAG GTTACTGATGCCCTTGCACATGCTGGTCTAGAGTCTTCAAATCTGATTGTTGGGATTGATTTCACAAAGAGCAATGAGTGGACAG GCAGAGTGTCCTACAACAACCGGAGCTTGCACGCAATGGGAAACACTCCAAACCCATATGAGCAGGCTATTTCTATCATAGGGAGAACCCTTGCACGCTTTGATGAGGATAACCTGATACCATGCTTTGGATTTGGAGATA CGACTACTCATGATCAGTCAGTATTTAGCTTCCATCATGATAACCAACCGTGTGATGGCTTCGAGCAAGCACTTGCTCGGTACAGGGAACTCGTTCCACAACTTAATCTGGCTG GTCCAACTTCATTTGCACCAATCATTGAGACGTCTATTGGAATTGTTGATAGTAGTGGTGGCCAGTATCATGTCCTGCTCATAATAGCAGATGGACAG GTTACACGCAGCGTTGAAACAGGCAGTGGGCGGTTGAGCCCACAGGAAAGGGAGACCGTAGATGCCATTGTGAAGGCTAG TGACTACCCTCTTTCAATTGTACTTGTTGGGGTTGGTGATGGGCCATGGGACATGATGAGGCAATTCGATGATAACATACCTTCTCGGGCATTTGACAATTTTCAG TTTGTGAACTTCACACAGATCATGTCAAGACCTATACCCACAAGCAAAAAGGAGGCAGAATTTGCTCTTTCAGCATTGATGGAGATCCCAGAACAGTTCAAGGCAGCAATGAGTCTTCAGCTTCTTGG CAAACGAAGGGGATTTCCAAACCGACCAGTGTTGCCTCCGCCTGTGAGCGATCGCCAACAATACTCTGGATGTTCAGCAGTCAAACATGCCCAATCTACTAGCTACGGAGCAGCACCGAAAACCCCACCGGCGCCTCAAACCCCATCAGCGCCTCCACAGGACAGCGATATAGGAGATCCACAG ACCTGTCCAATCTGCTGGAACCAAGCGAAGGACCTTGCTTTTGGTTGCGGCCATCAG ACGTGCTCTGACTGCGCTAAGGACCTGAAGGTGTGCCCGATGTGCCAAAAGGCGATCTCCGTGAGGCTGAAACTCTACTGA